In Kribbella amoyensis, the genomic stretch CGCGACCGCCGAAGAGGTCGAGGCAGCCTGGAACGACAACAAGCTCGCCCAGGTGCTCTACCACGACTGGGAAGCCTCGACCTACGACGAGAAGTGGTCGATCTCGTACGACGAGCGCTGCGTCACCTACGCCCGGGACCGGTTCACCGCGATCGCCGGCGAGGACGGCTGGCCGTACGGCAAGTCGCTCGAGATCGGCGCCGGGACGGGCTTCTTCACCCTCAACCTCAAGCTGGCCGGCGTCCTCGCCGAGGCGCACGTCACCGACCTGTCGCCGGGCATGGTGGAGGCGGCCGAGCGCAACGCGGACACCCTCGGCTTCGCGGTCGAGGGCAAGGTCGCGGACGCGGAGAAGCTGCCGTACGACGACGACACGTTCGACCTGGTCATCGGGCACGCGGTGATCCACCACATCCCGGACGTCGAGCTGGCGTTCCGCGAGATGCTGCGCGTCCTCAAGCCGGGCGGCCGCTTCGTCATCTGCGGCGAGCCCACCCGGTACGGCGACTACGTGGCGCGGCGGCTGTCCCGGCTGACCTGGTGGGCCACCACGAACGTCACCCGGCTGCCCGCGCTGACGCACTGGCGCCGGCCGCAGGAGGAGCTGGACGAGTCGTCCCGCGCGGCCGCGTTGGAGGCCGTCGTCGACCTGCACACGTTCGACCCGGACACGCTGGCCCGGATGGCTGAGCGGGCCGGCGCGACCGATGTGAAGACGGTCACCGAGGAGTTGCTCGCCGCCTGGGTCGGCTGGCCGATCCGGACCTTCGAGGCGGCCGTACCGGAGCAGAAGCTCGGCTTCGGCTGGCGGATGTTCGCGTACAAGTCCTGGCTGCAGCTGTCCAAGGTGGACAAGGTGCTGTCTTCGGTCGTCCCGGACGAGCTCTACTACAACGTGTCGATCACCGGCGTGGCGAAGTAGCCGGTGTAGATACTGGTCGGATGCGGTTGTTGTCGGTCGAGAACCTGCGCTGGGTGGTCCGCCACCGGGCGTGGACCCCGTACTACCTGAAGCGCTACTGGCGGTTCGCCTGGTTCAAGCTGCGGCATCCGCAGGTGGTCACCGAGGGGTTCGTCTTCCTCGGCAAGAAGCTGGAGATCGTGGCCCGGCCCGGGCACGGCCGGATCGTGCTCGGCCGGTTCGTGCACCTGGGCGACGAGACCCGGCTGCGCGCGCACGAGGGCACGCTGCGGATCGGCGACAAGGTGGTGTTCGCCCGCGACGTCACGGTGAACTGCTACCTGGACATCGAGATCGGTGCCTCGACCCTGATCGCGGACTGGACCTACATCTGCGACTTCGACCACAAGACCGACGACCTGCACCTGCCGATCAAGGACCAGGGCCTGGTGAAGTCCCCGGTCCGGATCGGCCCGGACTGCTGGCTGGCCACCAAGGTGACCGTGACCCGCGGAACCGACATCGGCCGCGGCGCGGTGATCGGCGCGAACAGCGTTGCCCGTGGCAACATTCCTGAGTACGCCGTGGCGGCCGGCATCCCGGCCGTCGTGGTGCGCGACCGGGTCGCCCGGTACGCCGCGGACGCCGAGCGCCGCGCGTACCTGCAGGGCCTGGCCCGCGACAACGAGGCGACGGCGGCCAGGCTGCGCGCCGGGGCGGTCCCGGAGCCGGAGACGGCGGCGGGTCCGGAGACGGCGGGTCCGGACGCGGAGGTCCAGGCCGAGACGGAACGAACGGGTGGTTCGGTGCAGGCGGGCGGTACGGAGACGGGTCACGAAGTTGAACCTGAGGGGTTCTCAAGTTACTCGTCAGTCGGGCAGTATGTCCCGGAAGTCGTCGGAGAAGAGGAGATCCAGCGTGGCTGACCGGCCGGATCTGGGGTCCGCGCTGGACCAGGCGGCGGCCGACGACTCGATCACACCGGCCCGGCACCAGGTGGTGGATCCCGTGCCGATCGTGACGGACGGTCCCGAGTTGGCTACGTTGGAGAGCAGGGACAGCGGTCAGGACCGCCCGGCCGCCGGGGTGCGACGCCGGTTGGCGCCGCGGCCGGTCCCGGGCAACCGGCGGAGGAAACCGGTGCCGCAGGTCACGGAGACGGACGAGGAACCGACCCCGGCTGAGGAGATGGACGACGTGGGTACGCACGACGACAAGGCGGCCAAGGCCACCGACGGCGACGCCGAGCAGGCGGCGACGCCGGCCGGGGCCGAGCAGACGGCCGGTGGCGGCGCGACGGCCACGAAGGCCAAACCCCAGACCGCGGCCGAGATCGTCGCCGCGCAACGGGCCCGGGAAGCGGCCGCGAAGTCCGCCGGCGCGGACGACACCGCGGTGACAAGGACCGTCACCCGGCCGAAGACCGATGCCTCCAGCAACAAAGCGGCGGAGGACAAGCCGATCGGCGCCAACCCGCTGGCGGCGGCGAAGGCGGCCCGCGAAGGCCAGGGATCGACCGCGGGCAAGGGATCGACCACGGGCAAGGGATCGGCGGGGCAGCCCAAGGGCAAGGCCGCGCTGTCGACCGTCGGCTCCGGCGTGAAGCGGCTGCGGAACCTGATCGCC encodes the following:
- a CDS encoding class I SAM-dependent methyltransferase; translated protein: MTTSAEKPAATAEEVEAAWNDNKLAQVLYHDWEASTYDEKWSISYDERCVTYARDRFTAIAGEDGWPYGKSLEIGAGTGFFTLNLKLAGVLAEAHVTDLSPGMVEAAERNADTLGFAVEGKVADAEKLPYDDDTFDLVIGHAVIHHIPDVELAFREMLRVLKPGGRFVICGEPTRYGDYVARRLSRLTWWATTNVTRLPALTHWRRPQEELDESSRAAALEAVVDLHTFDPDTLARMAERAGATDVKTVTEELLAAWVGWPIRTFEAAVPEQKLGFGWRMFAYKSWLQLSKVDKVLSSVVPDELYYNVSITGVAK
- a CDS encoding acyltransferase; translation: MRLLSVENLRWVVRHRAWTPYYLKRYWRFAWFKLRHPQVVTEGFVFLGKKLEIVARPGHGRIVLGRFVHLGDETRLRAHEGTLRIGDKVVFARDVTVNCYLDIEIGASTLIADWTYICDFDHKTDDLHLPIKDQGLVKSPVRIGPDCWLATKVTVTRGTDIGRGAVIGANSVARGNIPEYAVAAGIPAVVVRDRVARYAADAERRAYLQGLARDNEATAARLRAGAVPEPETAAGPETAGPDAEVQAETERTGGSVQAGGTETGHEVEPEGFSSYSSVGQYVPEVVGEEEIQRG